In Kangiella koreensis DSM 16069, a single window of DNA contains:
- a CDS encoding TrkH family potassium uptake protein: protein MQYATIIRILGILLMIFSITMLPPAIVSAIYEDGGGSAFISTFLLSLITGLVLFWPKRKAKAELKIRDGFLIVVLFWTVLSTFGAVPFILAQSLPVSLADAVFESFSGLTTTGATVISGLDDLPHSILFYRQQLQWLGGMGIIVLAVAILPLLGIGGMQLYRAEMPGPMKDNKLTPRIAGTAKALWYIYLGMTIACALAYWIAGMTTFDAIAHSFSTVAIGGFSTHDASIGYFDSNAIELICAFFMFIAGINFALHFISVRTLTIRPYLKDPEFKGYFAILCIVILCCTSVLLYYQEYPFTDALVKSIFHSVSIATTAGFASADFATWPTLLPVLLIFASFIGASAGSTGGGMKVIRVLLLFKQGMREIKRLIHPNGIFLIKLGKASVNDRVVQAVWGFFATYVVLFVLLMLILLADGLDQITAFSAVAACMNNLGPGLGDVAVNYSGLSDLAKYVLSFAMLLGRLEIFTLLVLFTPYFWRR from the coding sequence ATGCAATACGCAACTATCATACGCATACTTGGGATACTGCTGATGATTTTCAGTATTACCATGTTGCCGCCTGCGATTGTTTCTGCAATCTACGAAGATGGAGGAGGTAGCGCTTTTATTAGCACCTTCCTACTATCCCTTATCACTGGCTTGGTTCTATTTTGGCCTAAAAGAAAGGCCAAAGCTGAATTAAAAATCCGTGATGGTTTCTTAATTGTTGTTCTGTTCTGGACGGTACTGAGTACCTTTGGTGCTGTTCCATTTATTCTGGCCCAGTCCCTGCCGGTTAGCTTGGCGGATGCAGTTTTTGAATCTTTCTCTGGCTTAACCACCACTGGCGCAACCGTTATTAGCGGCTTAGACGATTTGCCACACTCTATCCTCTTTTACCGCCAGCAGCTCCAATGGCTGGGTGGCATGGGTATTATCGTTCTAGCGGTCGCTATCTTGCCCTTACTCGGCATTGGTGGCATGCAGCTATACAGAGCCGAAATGCCCGGCCCTATGAAGGACAATAAACTGACACCACGAATTGCAGGTACTGCTAAAGCTCTTTGGTATATTTATCTAGGCATGACAATTGCATGTGCCTTAGCCTATTGGATAGCCGGCATGACCACTTTCGATGCTATTGCCCACAGCTTCTCCACGGTTGCCATAGGTGGCTTTTCTACTCATGATGCCAGTATTGGTTACTTTGATAGCAATGCTATTGAATTGATTTGTGCCTTCTTCATGTTTATCGCAGGAATTAATTTTGCCTTACACTTTATCTCTGTTCGCACACTAACCATTCGCCCTTACCTCAAAGATCCTGAGTTTAAAGGTTATTTCGCTATTTTGTGTATCGTCATTCTTTGTTGCACATCTGTTTTACTGTACTACCAGGAATACCCGTTCACTGATGCACTAGTCAAAAGTATTTTCCACTCAGTTTCGATTGCTACTACTGCTGGGTTTGCTAGTGCCGATTTCGCCACCTGGCCAACGTTGCTCCCAGTGTTATTAATTTTTGCCAGTTTCATTGGTGCCAGCGCAGGTTCTACCGGTGGAGGCATGAAAGTTATTCGAGTACTACTCCTGTTCAAACAAGGAATGCGTGAAATTAAACGCTTGATTCACCCCAATGGAATCTTTCTTATTAAGCTGGGTAAAGCGTCGGTTAATGATAGAGTGGTCCAGGCTGTCTGGGGATTTTTTGCAACTTATGTAGTTCTATTTGTGCTACTGATGCTCATCCTTCTAGCGGATGGGCTTGACCAAATTACCGCTTTCTCTGCTGTCGCGGCCTGTATGAATAACCTTGGCCCAGGTCTAGGAGATGTGGCAGTGAACTACAGCGGCTTAAGTGATTTAGCAAAATACGTACTAAGCTTTGCGATGCTGCTTGGCCGGCTTGAAATTTTTACGCTACTGGTCTTATTCACGCCTTATTTCTGGCGCCGTTAA
- a CDS encoding lysophospholipid acyltransferase family protein produces MAKGKAVISSPTKVFFIRTMIRLFSIMPRFLGRWVGQLFAKISRWNKSRAFTTSKTNIEICLPDLTNQKKEAIVDQSLAHTGQLFSEAAKVWCNKNGESWIDAIYGEEKVKATLAQGKGVLITGAHIGNWEVALYYLGSRYKFHCMYRPPRQLEMDEVICKGRCKNSTTMVAGNSRGVMHLIESLKAGNVAAILSDQEPGRRAGVFVPFFGKPALTMTLVQKVQQKSNAEVYQIAAIRNEKGTFDIHLEPLDMNPEVEELKYAEKVNQHLENIIRRFPEQYQWSYKRFKTTEDGSKNIYRK; encoded by the coding sequence ATGGCAAAAGGTAAAGCGGTAATTTCCAGCCCTACTAAGGTTTTTTTTATTCGAACGATGATTCGGTTGTTTTCGATTATGCCGAGATTTTTAGGTAGATGGGTCGGTCAATTATTTGCCAAGATCAGTCGTTGGAATAAAAGCCGTGCTTTTACCACCAGTAAAACCAATATAGAAATCTGCCTTCCCGACCTAACAAACCAAAAAAAAGAAGCTATTGTAGATCAGAGCCTGGCTCATACTGGTCAATTGTTTTCAGAAGCTGCAAAGGTTTGGTGTAATAAAAATGGCGAAAGTTGGATCGATGCTATTTATGGCGAGGAGAAAGTTAAAGCTACCCTAGCTCAGGGTAAAGGGGTTTTGATAACCGGGGCACACATTGGTAACTGGGAGGTTGCTTTATATTACTTAGGAAGTCGCTATAAGTTTCATTGTATGTATCGCCCTCCTCGTCAATTAGAAATGGATGAAGTGATCTGTAAAGGCCGCTGCAAGAACTCAACCACCATGGTGGCAGGTAATAGCAGAGGGGTTATGCACCTAATTGAATCATTAAAGGCAGGTAATGTTGCAGCTATTTTGAGTGATCAGGAACCAGGACGTCGTGCAGGTGTTTTTGTACCTTTCTTTGGTAAGCCAGCCTTAACCATGACCTTAGTGCAAAAGGTACAGCAGAAAAGCAACGCTGAAGTCTATCAGATAGCAGCCATTAGAAATGAAAAAGGAACGTTTGATATTCATCTGGAGCCATTAGATATGAATCCAGAAGTTGAAGAATTAAAGTATGCTGAGAAAGTAAATCAGCATTTGGAAAACATAATTCGAAGATTTCCAGAGCAGTATCAGTGGTCCTATAAACGCTTTAAGACCACTGAAGATGGCTCGAAAAATATATATCGAAAATAG
- a CDS encoding thiol:disulfide interchange protein DsbA/DsbL — protein MKLKTLFSAALALLALTQVACAEATSASQAKEGKDFSVISGAKGVSKPEVMEFFSYTCPHCYNVEGFLHKWEPTKPAEVSFKQVPVFLPQVAHLTYGYYTAEVLGVLDKVHPAIFNQWHAQKKIVKSKEELVPIFEAAGVTKEEFEKAYSSFAVENKVQHAKKLAREFKVSSFPMFVVNQKYKIESYEKLDYMLSKFPIEQAQ, from the coding sequence ATGAAATTAAAAACATTATTTAGTGCTGCTTTAGCATTATTGGCATTAACCCAAGTGGCTTGCGCAGAAGCTACAAGCGCTAGCCAGGCGAAGGAAGGTAAAGATTTTTCTGTTATTTCGGGGGCTAAGGGCGTAAGCAAGCCTGAGGTGATGGAGTTTTTCTCGTACACATGCCCACACTGCTACAACGTAGAGGGTTTTTTGCATAAGTGGGAGCCAACCAAACCAGCTGAGGTTAGCTTCAAGCAAGTGCCAGTGTTTTTACCGCAAGTGGCGCATTTAACTTATGGTTATTACACGGCGGAAGTATTAGGTGTGTTAGATAAAGTACATCCAGCAATTTTCAATCAGTGGCATGCTCAGAAAAAGATAGTTAAATCTAAAGAAGAGTTAGTTCCGATTTTTGAGGCTGCTGGTGTAACAAAAGAAGAATTCGAAAAAGCCTACTCTTCATTTGCGGTAGAAAATAAAGTTCAACATGCAAAGAAATTGGCTCGTGAATTCAAAGTATCCAGCTTCCCAATGTTTGTAGTGAACCAAAAATACAAAATTGAAAGCTATGAGAAATTAGACTATATGCTGAGCAAGTTTCCAATCGAACAAGCACAGTAA
- the glmS gene encoding glutamine--fructose-6-phosphate transaminase (isomerizing), whose protein sequence is MCGIVGAIAQRDVSQILVEGLKRLEYRGYDSAGLAIYNDNKIQRLRRLGKVSELDQALQETPLPGGLGIAHTRWATHGEPSERNAHPHMSEDNIALVHNGIIENHDELRDELKAKGYVFSSDTDTEVMAHCLHEELKTSHSLLEALQKTTKKLDGAYGTVAIDTNEPDKMVVARSGSPLVIGKGIGEYFVASDQLALLPVTRDFIYLEEGEVAEVRRDGVTILDSNGQKVERDFEKSDIQHDAVDKGRFRHFMLKEIFEQPQVVNDTLEGRLVNHKIIIETLGANANKVFADTKAIQIIACGTSYHAALVAKYWIEDYLQIPCLVEIASEYRYRQTAVLPNSLFVTISQSGETADTMAALKKAKEQGYLGTLTVCNSPASSMVRESDFTLLTRAGTEIGVASTKAFTAQLVSLMLLMVTIGKAQGLEESKEKSIAEALEHLPSEIQAALDQAEAIEDLSERFAEKHHTLFLGRGQQYPIAMEAALKLKEISYIHAEAYAAGELKHGPLALIDKEMPIVVVAPKDNLLEKLKSNIEEVRSRGGQLFVFADESANIQSSDGITVFPIKSQYTITAPMVYTIPMQLLSYYVAIIKGTDVDQPRNLAKSVTVE, encoded by the coding sequence AACTCCCCTACCTGGTGGTTTAGGTATCGCCCACACCCGCTGGGCAACTCATGGCGAACCGAGCGAACGCAACGCTCATCCTCATATGTCAGAAGATAATATTGCTTTAGTCCATAACGGAATAATTGAAAACCACGATGAGTTACGAGATGAGTTAAAAGCGAAAGGTTATGTGTTTAGCTCAGATACTGACACTGAGGTAATGGCGCACTGCTTGCATGAAGAGCTTAAGACGAGTCACTCGTTATTAGAAGCATTACAAAAAACGACTAAAAAGCTAGATGGTGCATACGGCACTGTAGCGATAGATACCAACGAGCCAGATAAAATGGTGGTAGCACGATCGGGAAGTCCATTAGTAATTGGAAAAGGTATAGGTGAATACTTTGTCGCATCCGACCAACTTGCCCTACTTCCTGTAACCCGAGACTTTATTTACCTTGAAGAAGGTGAGGTGGCTGAAGTTCGCAGAGACGGCGTAACTATATTAGATAGTAATGGCCAAAAAGTTGAGCGTGATTTTGAAAAGTCAGATATCCAGCATGACGCTGTAGATAAAGGGCGTTTTCGCCATTTCATGTTGAAAGAAATCTTCGAGCAACCTCAAGTAGTGAATGACACCCTTGAGGGTCGGTTAGTGAATCACAAGATTATTATTGAGACTCTTGGTGCAAACGCAAATAAGGTTTTTGCCGATACTAAAGCTATCCAAATTATTGCTTGTGGTACCAGTTACCACGCAGCATTAGTTGCTAAATATTGGATTGAGGATTATCTACAGATTCCATGTTTGGTGGAAATTGCCAGTGAATATCGCTATAGACAAACAGCGGTGTTACCTAACAGTTTGTTTGTCACCATTTCCCAATCAGGGGAAACAGCGGATACAATGGCAGCTTTAAAGAAAGCAAAAGAACAGGGTTACTTAGGAACATTAACCGTTTGTAATTCTCCTGCTTCATCAATGGTACGAGAGTCAGACTTTACATTATTGACACGTGCAGGAACAGAAATTGGTGTAGCCTCAACTAAGGCTTTCACTGCGCAGCTAGTATCATTGATGTTATTGATGGTCACTATCGGAAAAGCGCAGGGACTTGAAGAGTCAAAAGAAAAATCAATCGCTGAGGCACTCGAACATCTTCCAAGCGAAATCCAGGCAGCATTAGACCAGGCTGAAGCGATTGAGGATTTGTCGGAACGATTTGCAGAAAAGCATCACACACTATTTCTTGGACGCGGTCAGCAGTATCCAATTGCTATGGAAGCTGCCTTAAAGTTAAAAGAAATATCCTATATTCATGCAGAAGCCTATGCTGCCGGTGAGTTAAAGCACGGTCCGTTAGCGTTAATCGACAAAGAAATGCCGATTGTGGTTGTTGCGCCCAAGGATAATTTGCTGGAAAAACTGAAGTCAAATATAGAAGAAGTTCGCTCTAGGGGCGGTCAACTCTTTGTTTTTGCCGATGAGTCAGCTAATATTCAGAGTTCGGATGGTATAACCGTCTTTCCAATAAAGAGTCAGTATACAATTACTGCACCGATGGTATACACCATCCCAATGCAGTTATTATCTTATTATGTAGCTATTATTAAAGGTACAGATGTTGACCAGCCGAGAAATCTGGCTAAATCTGTAACCGTTGAGTAA